CATCCGGGCGGGGGAGCGACTGGGCGCCGCGCTCGACCTGATGGAGGACGCCTGGTGGGGCCCGGCGATCCCGATCCCCGGCGAGCCGTACTTCTGCCTCGCCGAACGCACCCTGCCCGGCGGGCTGCTGGTGAACGGCTCGGGCCGGCGCTTCGTCAACGAGGCCGCGCCCTACAGCGACGTCGTGCACACCATGTACGACGTCCACGACACCGACCCGGCCATCCCGTGCTGGCTCGTCGTCGACCAGAACTACCGCAACCGGTACCTCTTCAAGGACGTCCTGCCGACGCTGCCCTTCCCCGACGCCTGGTACGACTCCGGGGCGGCGCACAAGGAGTGGACCCTGGACGCCCTGGCCGCCTCGATCGGCGTCCCCGCGGCGGCCCTGCGCACCAGCGTCAACCGCTTCAACGCCCAGGCGCGGCAGGGCGAGGACCCCGACTTCCACCGGGGCGACAGCGCCTACGACCACTACTACACGGACCCGTCGGTCCTCCCCAACCCCTGCCTCGCCCCCCTCTGGCTCCCCCCGTACCACGCCTTCCGCATCGTCCCCGGCGACCTCGGCACGAAGGGCGGCCTGCGCACGGACGCCCGGGCCCGGGTGCTGCGGGAGGACGGCTCGGTGATCCCCGGCCTGTACGCGGCGGGGAACGCCAGCGCGGCCGTGATGGGCCACAGCTACGCGGGCGCGGGCTCGACGATCGGCCCGGCGATGACGTTCGGATACATCGCGGCGCGGGATATGGCGGAGGCACGCTAGGGGCTGGGCTGGGCTGGGCTGGGCTGGGCTGGGCTGCGCTGCGCTGGTCTGGGCGTCGGCGGGGGTGTGCCCGGCTGGGGGGCTGGGCTGGGCGTCGTCCGGCGGCGGGATGGTGGGGTTGTTTGACCGGCAGAGGTTCGCTTGGGGGAGGGTGTGCCCGGTTGCGCGGCAGGGCAGGGCTGGGCCTTGGCCGGTGGCAGCCGGGTTGGTGGTCGGCAGCGGGCCCGCTCTGGGGAGCGTGACCGGCTGCGGGGCCGCTCGGGCATCGCACGTGGGGCTGGGCGATGCCTTGAGCGGCCGGTGACGGAGGTTCCTAGGCGGTTGCCTGCGCCGGCTTGCGGGCCACGAGGCTTGCCTGGGCGACCGGCTCGCCGCTGGTCTCGTCCGGCTCGCGCACCGTCCGTGCGCGGAGGGTGAAACCGGCGGCTTCCAGCAGGGCCGCGACGCGCTCGGGCCGCCGTCGGCGGAACGTCAGGGACACCGGGTGGCCGAAGGCCTCCTCGTAGCGGCGGGGCTCGTCCCCGGACTGGAAGCCGAGGAGCAGATGGCCGCCGGGGCGCAGGACGCGGTGGAAACCGGCGAAGAGGGCGGGCAGGTGCTCGTCCGGGGTGTGGATGATCGAGTACCAGGACACGACACCGTCGAGCGAGGAGTCCGGCAGGTCCAGCTCCAGCATCGAGCCCCGCACGAACCGCAGGCCCGGGTTCTCACGGCGGGCGATCGCGAGCATCGACTCCGACAGGTCCAGCCCGAACACCGACAGCCCCCGGGACGCCAGGTACGCCGTCACCCGCCCGGGCCCGCACCCCAGGTCGGCGACCTCGCCCCCCTCGCCCACGAGCTCCGCGAAGCCGTGGAGCACGCCCCGGTCCAGGGGCGTCCCCGGGCGCAGATCACTGAATTGGACGGCGTACTCCTCGGCCACGGTGTCGTAGAACACGCGGGTCTCGGTCACGAAGTCAGCGTCAGTCATGGCCGGAGACCCTAGCGCGGCCTCACCCCGCACAGGGGCCCGGGGCTTTCCGGCGCCTGGGCCTGCCCGTGACGTGACGTCAGGAGGGCGGCGGCCGGGGCCGAGCTAGGGGCCGTCCCCCTGGTCTCCCCGTTTCCGTCCGGCGCCGATACCCGCGCCCGCTCCGATCGCCGTGCCGAATCCGAGGCCCAGGGCCAGGCCCAGGGCGAGGTTGTCGAAGACGGTCATACCGAGCACGAGTCCTATGGCCGTGCCGAGGGACAGGCCGACCGACAGGCCCGTGGCCAGGGATGGGTCGGCGGGAGCACCGCCGTCCTCCCCACTGTTCTCCTGGTCTTTCCGCATGCGCTCATCGTCCCATGGCCGGAATTCGCCGGGAATTCATCGGACAGAAGGGTCCGGAAAGGGCAGGAGCCCCGTCGCCTTGCGGCGCGGGGCTCCTTGGGTACTACAAATCAGACCGGCGTGACGTTCTCAGCCTGCGGGCCCTTCGGACCCTGCGTGACGTCGAAAGACACCTGCTGGTTCTCCTCGAGCGAGCGGAAGCCGCTCGCGTTGATCGCGGAGTAGTGGACGAAGACGTCGGGGCCGCCGCCCTCCTGGGCGATGAAACCAAAGCCCTTTTCGGCGTTGAACCACTTCACGGTTCCGGTAGCCATAAGCCCTCCTTGGGCTTCAAAAGGGTTGCCCTGCTCCAGAACCAGCAAGTGTGAAGATGAATTCCGCACAAGTGCATATGTCTGTGAATGACGAGAGCCCGCGGTCACATGCTCCGCAGGCTCTGTACTGCAAG
This is a stretch of genomic DNA from Streptomyces hawaiiensis. It encodes these proteins:
- a CDS encoding class I SAM-dependent methyltransferase; amino-acid sequence: MTDADFVTETRVFYDTVAEEYAVQFSDLRPGTPLDRGVLHGFAELVGEGGEVADLGCGPGRVTAYLASRGLSVFGLDLSESMLAIARRENPGLRFVRGSMLELDLPDSSLDGVVSWYSIIHTPDEHLPALFAGFHRVLRPGGHLLLGFQSGDEPRRYEEAFGHPVSLTFRRRRPERVAALLEAAGFTLRARTVREPDETSGEPVAQASLVARKPAQATA
- a CDS encoding cold-shock protein encodes the protein MATGTVKWFNAEKGFGFIAQEGGGPDVFVHYSAINASGFRSLEENQQVSFDVTQGPKGPQAENVTPV